The genome window TTCGCCTTCACAATCGCGGTGAGCGCGGCCTTGAAGTTTTCTTGCAGTTGATCGTCGCTGAAGTTGGCGCGGCCGATGCTGCAGTGGACCACGCCACCCTTGTCGGCGCGATACTCAACGCGGGCACCCGACTTGAGTTCCTTGACGGCTTGAGCAATCGAGTTGGTCACGGTGCCGTTGCGCTTGTTGGGCGTCTTGGCGCCGAGCGCCTTACCGATCTTCCCAATTTGGGGAGCCATTTCGTCGGTCGCGAGAACGACGGTGAAGTTCTTTTCGCCGCCTTGAATCTTGGTGATCAGCTCGTCGGCACCCACAAAGTCCGCGCCCGCGGCTTCGGCTTCCTTGGCCAGGTCGCCCTTGGCCAGCACCCACACGACGGCCTTCTTGCCGGTCCCGTGGGGCAGGGTGGTGATTCCGCGCACGTTTTGATCGCTCTTGCGGGAGTCTATGCCAAGGCGAACGCTGATGTCGATGCTCTCGACGAACTTTGCGTTGGCGTTCTTCTTAGCGGCGACAATCGCCTCTTCTACGCCGTGCAGGGCATCCTTCTCAATGGTCTTGGCGACTTCCGAGTAGCGCGCCGAATGACGAGTCTTGTTGCGAATATTCTTTTTCAATTGAGACCTCCGTGGTAGTAGCGGCCCGAAAGCCTCCCACAGGAACCTGAAAGGATACCCGATTAGCGCGTTCGTTTGACCCGAATATTGTCGAGACTCGCGGCCAGGGCGTTGCCGCCTTCGAACACGA of Chthonomonas sp. contains these proteins:
- the rplA gene encoding 50S ribosomal protein L1; amino-acid sequence: MRNKTRHSARYSEVAKTIEKDALHGVEEAIVAAKKNANAKFVESIDISVRLGIDSRKSDQNVRGITTLPHGTGKKAVVWVLAKGDLAKEAEAAGADFVGADELITKIQGGEKNFTVVLATDEMAPQIGKIGKALGAKTPNKRNGTVTNSIAQAVKELKSGARVEYRADKGGVVHCSIGRANFSDDQLQENFKAALTAIVKAKPASSKGKYLLSITVTSTMGTGVGVDPSIAQKFAGVA